A DNA window from Novosphingobium sp. RL4 contains the following coding sequences:
- a CDS encoding SDR family NAD(P)-dependent oxidoreductase: MTKRVAVVTGASSGIGLETARALAKQGFWVIGVGRDPQRCAAAEADLAADGGEIEMLRADLSLLAEVDRLADAIAQKVDSIDVLVNNAGGMAREQALTAEGFEANYAANFIGPFALTARLLPLLRKAAADAPEGRVRIVNTASDGSEMIPAINLADLQNLGNWSPGAAYCSGKLANVLHARALAPRLAADGVVAHSVHPGTVGSNFFSHTPDSVQAAYGDAPKLTPVQGADTVIWLATAEEPGRSSGGYWFERAPRKPNPLVEDQAFVEAFWQAAEALAGRAGV, translated from the coding sequence ATGACCAAACGCGTGGCGGTAGTGACGGGCGCAAGTTCGGGCATCGGGCTGGAGACGGCACGGGCCCTGGCGAAGCAGGGGTTCTGGGTGATCGGCGTGGGCCGCGATCCGCAGCGATGTGCGGCGGCCGAGGCAGACCTTGCGGCCGATGGCGGCGAGATCGAGATGCTGCGCGCCGATCTATCGTTGCTGGCCGAAGTCGACCGGTTGGCGGATGCGATCGCGCAAAAGGTCGATTCCATCGATGTACTGGTCAACAACGCGGGCGGCATGGCGCGCGAACAGGCGCTGACGGCCGAGGGTTTCGAGGCGAATTACGCCGCCAACTTCATCGGGCCTTTCGCGCTGACCGCCCGCTTGCTGCCGCTCCTGCGCAAGGCTGCGGCGGATGCGCCGGAGGGCCGTGTCAGGATCGTCAACACCGCCTCGGATGGCAGCGAGATGATCCCCGCCATCAATCTTGCCGACTTGCAGAACCTCGGCAACTGGAGCCCGGGCGCGGCCTACTGCAGCGGGAAGCTCGCCAATGTGCTTCATGCCCGCGCGCTGGCGCCCCGGCTGGCGGCGGATGGTGTCGTGGCCCATTCGGTCCATCCCGGCACGGTCGGCAGCAATTTCTTCTCGCATACGCCGGACAGCGTGCAGGCGGCCTACGGCGATGCGCCGAAGCTGACGCCGGTGCAGGGGGCGGATACGGTGATCTGGCTGGCGACGGCGGAAGAGCCGGGCCGGTCGAGCGGCGGCTACTGGTTCGAACGCGCGCCGCGAAAGCCCAATCCGCTGGTCGAGGATCAGGCTTTCGTCGAGGCGTTCTGGCAGGCGGCGGAAGCGCTGGCCGGAAGGGCGGGTGTCTAG